From Butyricimonas paravirosa, one genomic window encodes:
- a CDS encoding sensor histidine kinase, which yields MKYNIIIAILICVILFILYKYIQAKQIISDKKGEIKTSEALFNFILQHIKSYILVIDRNFIVEKTNYYAITDTEDSGQPKRVGELLNCVNSLNKGCGNGELCKTCPIRQAITEAFKTKKDFSNLETTVSLRLSDKKTFKCNVAVSGSYMNIHNRPEMLITIHDITELKQAQIRLQDALAKTERIEKSKFTFLEKLSNEINDQLNCILGWTNLVSTDKTLTPNQQNEYMNLIYEHSDQLSHLANDVLRLARIDAHKIDLQMATFCLHEFCQDIILLRMNNTHPNVELYLEGDSPNLLVYTDQQKLYQVILNLLSNAQKFTNKGHIKLAYSVDEEQNMINFIVEDTGLGMPPRIHTYLFERFYKANTFTDGPGLGLSICKAYIEAMGGTIQFTSSEGRGTRFHFSIRKEPIPAGDVALDMHK from the coding sequence ATGAAATATAACATCATTATCGCGATACTAATATGTGTAATCCTGTTTATTTTATACAAGTATATACAGGCGAAACAAATTATTAGCGACAAAAAAGGAGAAATCAAAACTTCTGAGGCACTATTCAATTTTATTTTACAACACATAAAGTCCTACATCCTTGTCATTGACAGGAACTTTATCGTGGAGAAAACGAACTATTACGCAATTACAGACACCGAGGACTCCGGACAACCTAAAAGAGTCGGGGAACTACTTAATTGTGTCAATTCCCTAAATAAAGGTTGCGGCAATGGAGAACTTTGCAAGACTTGTCCCATCAGACAGGCAATAACGGAAGCCTTTAAAACGAAAAAGGACTTTTCTAACTTGGAAACCACTGTAAGCCTGCGTCTATCAGACAAGAAAACCTTCAAATGCAATGTTGCCGTTTCCGGTTCATACATGAACATTCACAACCGTCCAGAAATGTTAATTACCATTCATGACATCACGGAACTCAAACAGGCTCAAATTCGCTTACAAGATGCTTTGGCCAAAACAGAACGGATTGAAAAGTCAAAATTCACGTTTCTCGAAAAACTGAGTAACGAAATTAACGACCAGTTAAACTGCATCTTAGGCTGGACCAACCTGGTAAGTACGGATAAAACGCTGACACCTAACCAGCAAAACGAGTACATGAATCTTATATACGAACACTCCGACCAACTCTCGCATCTGGCAAATGACGTGTTGCGGCTGGCCCGGATCGATGCGCACAAGATCGATTTACAGATGGCAACCTTCTGTCTGCACGAGTTTTGCCAGGATATTATCCTTCTTCGAATGAACAACACCCACCCGAACGTGGAATTGTATTTGGAAGGAGACTCCCCGAATCTCTTGGTGTACACAGATCAACAAAAATTATATCAGGTAATTCTCAATCTCCTGTCCAACGCCCAGAAATTCACAAACAAAGGACACATCAAACTCGCTTATTCCGTGGATGAAGAACAAAATATGATTAACTTCATCGTGGAAGACACCGGCTTAGGAATGCCGCCCAGAATACACACGTACCTCTTCGAGAGATTCTACAAGGCAAACACCTTTACCGACGGCCCTGGACTAGGCCTATCTATTTGTAAGGCATACATTGAGGCGATGGGCGGAACCATTCAATTTACCTCTTCTGAAGGACGTGGAACTCGTTTCCATTTTTCGATAAGAAAAGAACCGATTCCGGCAGGTGATGTCGCTCTGGATATGCACAAGTAA
- a CDS encoding DMT family transporter, whose translation METTQKPKEIIGHLMVLSTIVIYSFNTNFMKILMPEWIGPHGLVLIRCTVMAFGFWIISLFIPANKQQAKPKRKDILMMMLGGLLGIGGNLLLYINGLNITGPVDAFVIRTVQPIIVIALAVLILHADFNRYKAIGIVLGLAGTLYVSITPHAGAVKDSFTGDVLIFVASVFNALYLILIKPYTQKFNSVIVMRWMSLAAFILVLPFGLHQTLEAPLFTSEAPVHIWLELGFVLIFATMIAYFLNLKALLYISPFVESVYIYLLPITGAIVSISLGLQKFSWHDPIALVLIIAGFALINKKKKVKAVINKS comes from the coding sequence ATGGAAACAACTCAAAAGCCAAAAGAGATCATCGGGCATCTCATGGTCTTGTCAACAATTGTCATATATAGCTTTAACACGAATTTCATGAAGATCCTCATGCCGGAATGGATCGGTCCTCATGGCCTCGTGTTAATTCGTTGCACGGTCATGGCTTTCGGTTTCTGGATCATCTCCCTTTTCATCCCGGCAAATAAACAACAGGCAAAACCCAAAAGAAAAGACATCCTCATGATGATGCTGGGCGGTCTGCTCGGCATCGGGGGTAACTTACTACTATACATCAACGGCTTGAATATCACGGGTCCCGTGGATGCTTTTGTTATCCGTACCGTGCAACCTATTATCGTAATTGCACTCGCCGTACTGATTCTTCACGCAGACTTCAATCGCTACAAAGCCATCGGTATCGTTTTGGGACTCGCGGGAACTCTTTACGTTTCAATCACCCCGCACGCCGGAGCTGTGAAAGACTCATTCACAGGAGACGTTCTGATCTTCGTCGCCTCGGTTTTCAATGCGCTCTATCTCATATTAATCAAACCCTACACCCAGAAATTCAATTCGGTTATCGTGATGCGCTGGATGAGCTTGGCAGCCTTTATCCTCGTACTTCCCTTCGGTTTGCATCAAACCCTCGAAGCCCCGCTATTCACGTCAGAGGCTCCCGTACATATCTGGTTGGAACTCGGTTTCGTGCTTATTTTCGCCACGATGATAGCTTACTTCCTAAACTTGAAAGCCCTGCTATACATTTCGCCCTTCGTGGAAAGCGTGTATATTTACCTCCTCCCCATCACCGGAGCCATCGTGTCAATATCGCTCGGCCTCCAGAAATTCTCATGGCACGACCCAATCGCCCTCGTATTAATCATTGCAGGATTCGCATTGATAAACAAAAAGAAAAAAGTGAAAGCTGTTATAAACAAATCTTGA
- a CDS encoding sugar O-acetyltransferase produces MKTEKEKMLDGELYNAMDPVLYAERIRAKELLYDYNHTRPSEKEIRERILRELLGSTGDNFLIEQPFNCDYGYNIRVGENFYANVGCTILDVAPVTIGDNVMLAPNVNIYTAGHPLDAEIRNSGLEYAYPVNIGNNVWIGGNVTIVPGVTIGANTVIGAGSVVTKDIPANVVAVGNPCRVVRKITK; encoded by the coding sequence ATGAAGACAGAGAAAGAGAAGATGCTTGACGGGGAGCTGTATAACGCCATGGACCCCGTACTATACGCGGAGAGGATTCGGGCCAAAGAGTTGTTGTACGATTATAATCATACCCGGCCTTCCGAGAAAGAGATCAGGGAACGTATCTTGCGGGAATTATTAGGAAGTACAGGGGATAATTTTCTGATTGAACAGCCGTTTAATTGTGATTACGGGTATAATATCCGCGTCGGGGAGAATTTTTATGCGAACGTGGGGTGTACGATTCTCGACGTGGCTCCCGTGACGATTGGTGATAACGTGATGCTTGCCCCGAATGTGAACATATACACGGCAGGTCACCCGTTGGATGCGGAGATTCGTAATTCGGGGTTGGAATACGCTTATCCGGTAAATATCGGGAACAATGTCTGGATTGGGGGAAACGTGACGATTGTACCGGGAGTAACTATTGGTGCTAATACGGTGATCGGTGCGGGGAGTGTTGTGACGAAGGATATTCCGGCTAACGTGGTTGCCGTGGGAAATCCTTGTCGGGTTGTTCGGAAAATTACGAAATAG
- a CDS encoding GNAT family N-acetyltransferase: protein MEITHDKTRHMFEFTENGNSAVVEYKPFDGGINILHTFVPKPLQNKGYGAKLVKETLDYARENHLKVIITCPFARVYVARHKEYEDLL from the coding sequence ATGGAAATTACACATGATAAAACCAGACATATGTTCGAATTCACCGAAAACGGGAATTCGGCCGTCGTAGAATACAAACCCTTTGACGGGGGAATCAACATCTTACACACATTCGTTCCCAAACCTTTGCAAAATAAAGGCTACGGGGCCAAACTTGTGAAAGAAACGTTGGATTATGCACGGGAAAATCACTTGAAGGTTATCATCACCTGTCCTTTTGCCCGCGTATACGTGGCCCGTCATAAAGAATACGAAGATCTACTTTAA
- a CDS encoding trypsin-like peptidase domain-containing protein — MEQNIFNAVYKVNHAGGSGSCFYLKNYDLFVTNYHVVDGFREVALQDNDKNRFYARVVLVNPAKDIAFLKAEGDFSALPEIALSALDSVSIGQKINVAGYPFGMPFTVTEGTVSSPRQLINDSYYIQTDAAVNPGNSGGPMFNDRDELVAITASKITDADNMGFGIPVTALRELLEQIGDLDTSVYNVQCNSCDEFISDEEEYCPSCGDKLPSNVFQERSLTDLAVFCEEAIQAMGINPVLARVGYESWVFHKGSSEIRMFVYQRSYLFCTSPINVLPKKNLEPVLTYLLNAEVKPYQLGLDGNQIYLSYRIHISDIFSDFADEVQKNITNMAFKADELDNYLMDTFGCELSEYAKKDA, encoded by the coding sequence ATGGAACAGAATATTTTTAACGCTGTATATAAGGTCAATCATGCCGGTGGGTCAGGCAGTTGTTTTTACTTGAAAAATTATGACCTGTTCGTGACGAATTACCACGTGGTGGACGGTTTCCGCGAGGTTGCCCTGCAAGATAACGACAAAAATCGTTTTTACGCTAGAGTCGTGTTGGTGAACCCGGCAAAGGATATAGCCTTTTTAAAGGCTGAGGGGGATTTCTCCGCCCTACCGGAAATCGCTTTGTCTGCGTTAGATAGCGTGTCTATCGGACAGAAGATCAACGTGGCAGGTTACCCGTTCGGGATGCCGTTCACGGTAACCGAGGGAACCGTGTCGTCCCCAAGGCAGTTGATTAACGATAGTTATTATATCCAGACGGATGCCGCCGTGAATCCGGGAAACAGCGGGGGACCGATGTTCAATGACCGGGATGAACTGGTAGCAATCACGGCAAGCAAGATCACGGATGCAGATAACATGGGATTCGGTATTCCGGTGACGGCTTTACGTGAGTTATTGGAACAGATCGGTGATCTGGATACAAGTGTATATAACGTGCAATGTAACAGTTGTGACGAGTTTATTTCCGATGAAGAGGAATATTGCCCGTCATGCGGGGATAAGTTGCCATCGAATGTTTTCCAGGAACGTTCATTGACCGACTTGGCAGTTTTCTGCGAGGAAGCTATTCAGGCTATGGGAATTAATCCCGTGTTGGCCCGTGTCGGTTACGAGAGTTGGGTGTTCCACAAGGGAAGTTCAGAGATCCGTATGTTCGTGTACCAGCGTTCTTACCTGTTCTGTACTTCACCGATCAACGTGTTACCGAAGAAGAATCTCGAACCCGTGTTGACGTACTTGTTGAATGCAGAGGTGAAACCTTATCAATTGGGATTGGACGGTAATCAGATTTACCTGTCTTACCGGATTCACATCTCCGACATCTTCTCTGATTTTGCAGACGAGGTACAGAAAAATATCACGAATATGGCGTTCAAGGCAGATGAGCTGGATAATTACCTGATGGATACTTTCGGGTGTGAATTGTCCGAGTATGCCAAGAAAGACGCTTGA
- a CDS encoding DUF2007 domain-containing protein, translated as MSKWSVVHTVTFLQDAYMIKSYLESAGIETLIPDEFTAQVNNFYTTAIGGVRLMVRTEDLESGVALLKEGGYINPENSVTDEEILIVGADNSTDMTCCPFCGSENIGKRNTPGMAMVILYFLLSALFPIFRSANKCFDCGKIWKFKKIRQ; from the coding sequence ATGAGTAAATGGAGTGTAGTGCATACAGTTACGTTTTTGCAGGATGCTTACATGATCAAGTCTTACTTGGAATCGGCTGGAATCGAGACTTTGATACCGGATGAGTTTACCGCACAGGTGAATAATTTCTATACCACGGCGATTGGTGGTGTGAGACTGATGGTACGCACGGAGGATTTGGAATCGGGGGTGGCTTTGTTAAAAGAGGGCGGGTACATTAATCCCGAAAATTCGGTAACGGATGAGGAGATTTTGATCGTGGGAGCAGATAATTCCACGGATATGACTTGTTGTCCGTTCTGTGGTTCCGAGAATATCGGTAAAAGAAACACGCCGGGAATGGCGATGGTAATTCTTTATTTCTTGTTGTCGGCGTTATTTCCGATATTCCGGTCGGCAAACAAGTGTTTTGATTGTGGTAAGATCTGGAAATTTAAAAAGATAAGACAATGA